A genomic stretch from Dermochelys coriacea isolate rDerCor1 chromosome 24, rDerCor1.pri.v4, whole genome shotgun sequence includes:
- the CLK2 gene encoding dual specificity protein kinase CLK2 isoform X4, which translates to MHCLPASCQQSLWELVDSFWEFCFRDLLGSQSIAGCCLFKTLDERIDPAVVQHKPSTEYATLDVYNPFDNRGPPPPYQLQPGAQPTPPVTKVPQSSASAVQPHKKPSPSESKNYGSYGTQESTAAAATAELLKRQEELNRKAEELDRRERELQNAALGNAAIRQNNWPPLPSFCPIKPCFYQDIPVEIPTEFQKIVSSMYYLWMASTVTLFLNFLASLAWFCVDTTAGSGFGLSILWVLLFTPCSFLCWYRPMYKAFRSDSSFNFFVFFFIFFVQDIVYVLQAIGIPGSGFSGWIASLTVLRKNQAAAVIMILVAVFFTVVAVLGIIMLKRIHSMYRRTGASFQKAQEEFAAGVFSNQAVRTAAANAATGAAGSTFRVQ; encoded by the exons ATGCATTGTCTTCCTGCCTCCTGCCAGCAAAGCCTGTGGGAGCTGGTCGATTCTTTCTGGGAATTCTGCTTCCGAGACCTTCTGGGGAGTCAGTCTATTGCTGGGTGCTGTCTCTTTAAAACACTAGATgagagaatt GATCCTGCTGTGGTGCAGCACAAGCCCAGCACGGAGTATGCAACGCTGGATGTGTACAACCCCTTCGATAACCGAGGG CCACCCCCTCCCTaccagctgcagccaggggctcAGCCGACTCCGCCAGTCACCAAAGTGCCCCAGTCGTCAGCCTCCGCCGTGCAGCCCCACAAGAAGCCAAGCCCCTCGGAGTCCAAAAACTACGGCTCCTATGGAACTCAG gagtcgacagcagcagctgccacagcTGAGCTGCTGAAGCGGCAGGAGGAGCTGAACCGGAAGGCGGAGGAGCTGGACAGGCGGGAGCGAGAGCTGCAGAACGCAGCTTTGGGCAATGCTGCAA TCAGACAAAACAACTGGCCTCCGCTGCCCTCCTTCTGCCCCATAAAGCCCTGCTTCTACCAGGACATCCCCGTGGAGATCCCCACGGAGTTCCAGAAAATCGTCTCCTCCATGTACTACCTCTGGATGG CCAGCACCGTGACTCTCTTCCTGAACTTCTTGGCCTCCCTGGCCTGGTTCTGCGTGGATACCACAGCTGGTTCGGGCTTTGGCCTCTCTATCCTCTGGGTTCTCCTCTTCACACCCTGCTCCTTCCTGTGTTGGTACAGGCCAATGTACAAAGCCTTCCG gAGTGACAGCTCGTTCAACTTCTTTGTGTTCTTTTTCATCTTCTTCGTCCAGGACATTGTGTATGTGCTGCAGGCCATTGGCATCCCAGGCTCGGGATTCAG CGGCTGGATAGCGAGTCTGACTGTGCTGAGGAAAAACCAGGCTGCTGCTGTGATCATGATCCTGGTGGCTGTGTTCTTCACGGTGGTGGCCGTGTTGGGGATCATCATGCTGAAGAGG ATCCACTCCATGTACCGCCGGACAGGTGCCAGCTTCCAGAAGGCACAGGAGGAGTTTGCCGCAGGTGTCTTCTCAAACCAGGCGGTGCGCACAGCAGCAGCCAATGCCGCGACGGGGGCAGCGGGCAGCACCTTCCGGGTGCAGTAG
- the FAM189B gene encoding protein FAM189B isoform X1, which translates to MPSPSDSSHSLTGRSSRSLTHLRVQRTWLQILLVLGFIQIILGILVITFSLVAATITPSTKVRHACPSWAGFLLALSGLIGIVSWKRPFTLVITFFTLLSVLGIMLSLAGSILSCQNAQLVKSLEACTREKDSCVCCQARSEYPSMGPACSRQGEILTMFPNPDCWSVRMALKDLLFSVCGLTIFSTIVCTLSAVMCCIQIFSLDIIHVLAPQRSSSVTLECTSPPDPFLQNMIDFEEFVPPVPPPPYYPPEYTCSSETDAQSITYNGSMDSPVPLYPTDFPPSYETVMGLRAGSQATLFDSQLTDPSHGCTCDHVPSMVLSGEESPVHPVSPACLAVSMDSGSLVMSEIIDIPGDSSPSEDSCLLELQGSMRSVDYVLFRSIQRSRADYCLSVDCVQCGHHPRSPTLGLQGPFEDIPRPRVRGERSYSCSTPGPSYERLLETGGAVTHSCNRLEGLARCAGPCFPEVRLKGKSSLPGHQGISYTGSLYPEHGHRRHQRRNSETSCLLAPARGLSQRPLMRSHSDPGIAVASDPANFRDLLYTKALEDDASNSSADTGLCSEACLLRLSHCDSPPLLQATSARKNKMPVPKKVTQRLSKAATRSLGDLKVCRGTRGLVARFLQRSKRSLVSGVEMAGHSSQGHKQVPRSLWQAAEHTLPEGIHLQSCGDLSSTSSLRRLLSTRQLECSRPHSLNGVYKESIL; encoded by the exons ATGCCATCTCCCAGTGACTCCAGCCATTCCCTGACTGGCCGCTCCTCCCGCAGCCTCACCCATCTCCGAGTGCAGAGGACCTGGCTGCAGATCCTGCTGGTGCTGGGCTTCATTCAGATCATCCTGGGTATCCtcgtcatcaccttcagccttgTGGCAGCTACCATCACACCCTCCACCAAGGTCCGGCACGCCTGCCCCTCCTGGGCCGGCTTCTTG TTGGCGCTGTCTGGGCTCATCGGCATCGTCTCCTGGAAACGTCCCTTCACCCTGGTG ATCACCTTCTTCACGCTGCTCTCCGTGCTGGGCATCATGCTGAGCCTCGCCGGCTCCATCCTCTCCTGCCAGAACGCTCAGCTGGTGAAGTCCTTGGAGGCCTGCACTAGG gaGAAAGACTCCTGTGTCTGCTGCCAGGCCCGCTCCGAGTACCCGTCCATGGGTCCCGCCTGCAGCAGGCAAGGCGAGATACTGACCATGTTCCCCAACCCTGACTGCTGGAGCGTCCGCATGGCTTTGAAG GATCTTCTATTCAGTGTTTGTGGCCTGACCATCTTCTCCACCATTGTCTGCACGCTCTCAGCTGTCATGTGCTGCATCCAGATCTTCTCCCTGGACATTATCCATGTG ctAGCCCCACAGCGCTCCAGTTCGGTGACCCTGGAGTGCACGTCGCCCCCAGACCCCTTCCTGCAGAACATGATAGACTTTGAGGAGTTTGTGCCCCCAGTGCCACCGCCCCCGTACTATCCGCCGGAGTACACCTGCAGCTCCGAGACCGACGCCCAGAG CATCACCTATAACGGTTCCATGGACAGCCCTGTGCCTCTCTACCCCACTGACTTCCCCCCATCCTACGAGACTGTCATGGGACTCCGGGCAGGCAGCCAG GCCACGCTGTTTGATTCGCAGCTCACGGATCCGTCACATGGCTGCACCTGTGACCACGTCCCCTCCATGGTGCTCAGCGGGGAAG AGAGCCCTGTGCATCCCGTCTCGCCTGCGTGCCTTGCAGTGTCCATGGACAGCGGCTCCCTGGTCATGTCCGAGATCATCGACATCCCCGGAGACAGCAGTCCCTCAGAGGACTCCTGCTTGCTGGAGCTGCAAGGCTCCATGCGCTCGGTGGACTATGTCCTCTTCCGCTCCATCCAGCGCAGCCGCGCGGACTACTGCCTGAGCGTGGACTGCGTGCAGTGCGGCCACCATCCCCGCAGCCCCACACTGGGCCTGCAGGGCCCCTTCGAGGATATACCCCGGCCCCGGGTGCGGGGGGAGCGCTCTtactcctgctccacccctggccccagtTACGAGAGGCTCTTGGAGACAGGCGGGGCCGTGACCCACAGCTGCAATCGTCTGGAAGGGCTGGCTCGCTGCGCTGGGCCTTGCTTCCCTGAGGTGCGACTCAAGGGCAAGAGCTCGCTACCAGGGCACCAGGGCATCAGCTACACCGGCTCCCTGTATCCGGAGCACGGGCACCGCCGCCATCAGCGACGCAACAGTGAGACATCCTGCCTGCTGGCCCCAGCCCGGGGCCTGAGCCAACGGCCGCTCATGCGGTCACACAGCGACCCTGGCATTGCTGTTGCCAGTGATCCTG CCAACTTCAGGGATCTGCTTTATACCAAAGCGCTGGAGGATGATGCATCCAATTCTTCTGCAGACACAG GACTGTGCTCTGAAGCCTGCCTGCTCCGGCTCTCGCACTGCGACTCACCCCCACTCCTCCAGGCCACCTCTGCCAGGAAGAACAAGATGCCAGTGCCCAAGAAGGTGACACAGCGGCTGTCGAAGGCAGCGACGCGCTCCCTGGGGGACCTGAAGGTTTGTCGTGGTACCcgggggctggtggccagattcCTGCAGAGATCCAAGCGCAGCCTGGTGTCTGGCGTGGAGATGGCTGGGCACAGCTCCCAGGGCCACAAACAG GTGCCTCGGAGTCTGTGGCAGGCAGCAGAGCACACGCTGCCTGAAGGGATTCACTTGCAGAGCTGCGGAGACCTGAGCTCCACCTCCTCGCTGCGTCGCCTCCTGTCTACCCGCCAGCTGGAGTGCAGCCGTCCGCACAGCCTCAATGGGGTCTACAAGGAGAGCATCCTCTGA
- the FAM189B gene encoding protein FAM189B isoform X2, whose product MPSPSDSSHSLTGRSSRSLTHLRVQRTWLQILLVLGFIQIILGILVITFSLVAATITPSTKVRHACPSWAGFLLALSGLIGIVSWKRPFTLVITFFTLLSVLGIMLSLAGSILSCQNAQLVKSLEACTREKDSCVCCQARSEYPSMGPACSRQGEILTMFPNPDCWSVRMALKDLLFSVCGLTIFSTIVCTLSAVMCCIQIFSLDIIHVLAPQRSSSVTLECTSPPDPFLQNMIDFEEFVPPVPPPPYYPPEYTCSSETDAQSITYNGSMDSPVPLYPTDFPPSYETVMGLRAGSQATLFDSQLTDPSHGCTCDHVPSMVLSGEVSMDSGSLVMSEIIDIPGDSSPSEDSCLLELQGSMRSVDYVLFRSIQRSRADYCLSVDCVQCGHHPRSPTLGLQGPFEDIPRPRVRGERSYSCSTPGPSYERLLETGGAVTHSCNRLEGLARCAGPCFPEVRLKGKSSLPGHQGISYTGSLYPEHGHRRHQRRNSETSCLLAPARGLSQRPLMRSHSDPGIAVASDPANFRDLLYTKALEDDASNSSADTGLCSEACLLRLSHCDSPPLLQATSARKNKMPVPKKVTQRLSKAATRSLGDLKVCRGTRGLVARFLQRSKRSLVSGVEMAGHSSQGHKQVPRSLWQAAEHTLPEGIHLQSCGDLSSTSSLRRLLSTRQLECSRPHSLNGVYKESIL is encoded by the exons ATGCCATCTCCCAGTGACTCCAGCCATTCCCTGACTGGCCGCTCCTCCCGCAGCCTCACCCATCTCCGAGTGCAGAGGACCTGGCTGCAGATCCTGCTGGTGCTGGGCTTCATTCAGATCATCCTGGGTATCCtcgtcatcaccttcagccttgTGGCAGCTACCATCACACCCTCCACCAAGGTCCGGCACGCCTGCCCCTCCTGGGCCGGCTTCTTG TTGGCGCTGTCTGGGCTCATCGGCATCGTCTCCTGGAAACGTCCCTTCACCCTGGTG ATCACCTTCTTCACGCTGCTCTCCGTGCTGGGCATCATGCTGAGCCTCGCCGGCTCCATCCTCTCCTGCCAGAACGCTCAGCTGGTGAAGTCCTTGGAGGCCTGCACTAGG gaGAAAGACTCCTGTGTCTGCTGCCAGGCCCGCTCCGAGTACCCGTCCATGGGTCCCGCCTGCAGCAGGCAAGGCGAGATACTGACCATGTTCCCCAACCCTGACTGCTGGAGCGTCCGCATGGCTTTGAAG GATCTTCTATTCAGTGTTTGTGGCCTGACCATCTTCTCCACCATTGTCTGCACGCTCTCAGCTGTCATGTGCTGCATCCAGATCTTCTCCCTGGACATTATCCATGTG ctAGCCCCACAGCGCTCCAGTTCGGTGACCCTGGAGTGCACGTCGCCCCCAGACCCCTTCCTGCAGAACATGATAGACTTTGAGGAGTTTGTGCCCCCAGTGCCACCGCCCCCGTACTATCCGCCGGAGTACACCTGCAGCTCCGAGACCGACGCCCAGAG CATCACCTATAACGGTTCCATGGACAGCCCTGTGCCTCTCTACCCCACTGACTTCCCCCCATCCTACGAGACTGTCATGGGACTCCGGGCAGGCAGCCAG GCCACGCTGTTTGATTCGCAGCTCACGGATCCGTCACATGGCTGCACCTGTGACCACGTCCCCTCCATGGTGCTCAGCGGGGAAG TGTCCATGGACAGCGGCTCCCTGGTCATGTCCGAGATCATCGACATCCCCGGAGACAGCAGTCCCTCAGAGGACTCCTGCTTGCTGGAGCTGCAAGGCTCCATGCGCTCGGTGGACTATGTCCTCTTCCGCTCCATCCAGCGCAGCCGCGCGGACTACTGCCTGAGCGTGGACTGCGTGCAGTGCGGCCACCATCCCCGCAGCCCCACACTGGGCCTGCAGGGCCCCTTCGAGGATATACCCCGGCCCCGGGTGCGGGGGGAGCGCTCTtactcctgctccacccctggccccagtTACGAGAGGCTCTTGGAGACAGGCGGGGCCGTGACCCACAGCTGCAATCGTCTGGAAGGGCTGGCTCGCTGCGCTGGGCCTTGCTTCCCTGAGGTGCGACTCAAGGGCAAGAGCTCGCTACCAGGGCACCAGGGCATCAGCTACACCGGCTCCCTGTATCCGGAGCACGGGCACCGCCGCCATCAGCGACGCAACAGTGAGACATCCTGCCTGCTGGCCCCAGCCCGGGGCCTGAGCCAACGGCCGCTCATGCGGTCACACAGCGACCCTGGCATTGCTGTTGCCAGTGATCCTG CCAACTTCAGGGATCTGCTTTATACCAAAGCGCTGGAGGATGATGCATCCAATTCTTCTGCAGACACAG GACTGTGCTCTGAAGCCTGCCTGCTCCGGCTCTCGCACTGCGACTCACCCCCACTCCTCCAGGCCACCTCTGCCAGGAAGAACAAGATGCCAGTGCCCAAGAAGGTGACACAGCGGCTGTCGAAGGCAGCGACGCGCTCCCTGGGGGACCTGAAGGTTTGTCGTGGTACCcgggggctggtggccagattcCTGCAGAGATCCAAGCGCAGCCTGGTGTCTGGCGTGGAGATGGCTGGGCACAGCTCCCAGGGCCACAAACAG GTGCCTCGGAGTCTGTGGCAGGCAGCAGAGCACACGCTGCCTGAAGGGATTCACTTGCAGAGCTGCGGAGACCTGAGCTCCACCTCCTCGCTGCGTCGCCTCCTGTCTACCCGCCAGCTGGAGTGCAGCCGTCCGCACAGCCTCAATGGGGTCTACAAGGAGAGCATCCTCTGA
- the FAM189B gene encoding protein FAM189B isoform X3, which produces MLSLAGSILSCQNAQLVKSLEACTREKDSCVCCQARSEYPSMGPACSRQGEILTMFPNPDCWSVRMALKDLLFSVCGLTIFSTIVCTLSAVMCCIQIFSLDIIHVLAPQRSSSVTLECTSPPDPFLQNMIDFEEFVPPVPPPPYYPPEYTCSSETDAQSITYNGSMDSPVPLYPTDFPPSYETVMGLRAGSQATLFDSQLTDPSHGCTCDHVPSMVLSGEESPVHPVSPACLAVSMDSGSLVMSEIIDIPGDSSPSEDSCLLELQGSMRSVDYVLFRSIQRSRADYCLSVDCVQCGHHPRSPTLGLQGPFEDIPRPRVRGERSYSCSTPGPSYERLLETGGAVTHSCNRLEGLARCAGPCFPEVRLKGKSSLPGHQGISYTGSLYPEHGHRRHQRRNSETSCLLAPARGLSQRPLMRSHSDPGIAVASDPANFRDLLYTKALEDDASNSSADTGLCSEACLLRLSHCDSPPLLQATSARKNKMPVPKKVTQRLSKAATRSLGDLKVCRGTRGLVARFLQRSKRSLVSGVEMAGHSSQGHKQVPRSLWQAAEHTLPEGIHLQSCGDLSSTSSLRRLLSTRQLECSRPHSLNGVYKESIL; this is translated from the exons ATGCTGAGCCTCGCCGGCTCCATCCTCTCCTGCCAGAACGCTCAGCTGGTGAAGTCCTTGGAGGCCTGCACTAGG gaGAAAGACTCCTGTGTCTGCTGCCAGGCCCGCTCCGAGTACCCGTCCATGGGTCCCGCCTGCAGCAGGCAAGGCGAGATACTGACCATGTTCCCCAACCCTGACTGCTGGAGCGTCCGCATGGCTTTGAAG GATCTTCTATTCAGTGTTTGTGGCCTGACCATCTTCTCCACCATTGTCTGCACGCTCTCAGCTGTCATGTGCTGCATCCAGATCTTCTCCCTGGACATTATCCATGTG ctAGCCCCACAGCGCTCCAGTTCGGTGACCCTGGAGTGCACGTCGCCCCCAGACCCCTTCCTGCAGAACATGATAGACTTTGAGGAGTTTGTGCCCCCAGTGCCACCGCCCCCGTACTATCCGCCGGAGTACACCTGCAGCTCCGAGACCGACGCCCAGAG CATCACCTATAACGGTTCCATGGACAGCCCTGTGCCTCTCTACCCCACTGACTTCCCCCCATCCTACGAGACTGTCATGGGACTCCGGGCAGGCAGCCAG GCCACGCTGTTTGATTCGCAGCTCACGGATCCGTCACATGGCTGCACCTGTGACCACGTCCCCTCCATGGTGCTCAGCGGGGAAG AGAGCCCTGTGCATCCCGTCTCGCCTGCGTGCCTTGCAGTGTCCATGGACAGCGGCTCCCTGGTCATGTCCGAGATCATCGACATCCCCGGAGACAGCAGTCCCTCAGAGGACTCCTGCTTGCTGGAGCTGCAAGGCTCCATGCGCTCGGTGGACTATGTCCTCTTCCGCTCCATCCAGCGCAGCCGCGCGGACTACTGCCTGAGCGTGGACTGCGTGCAGTGCGGCCACCATCCCCGCAGCCCCACACTGGGCCTGCAGGGCCCCTTCGAGGATATACCCCGGCCCCGGGTGCGGGGGGAGCGCTCTtactcctgctccacccctggccccagtTACGAGAGGCTCTTGGAGACAGGCGGGGCCGTGACCCACAGCTGCAATCGTCTGGAAGGGCTGGCTCGCTGCGCTGGGCCTTGCTTCCCTGAGGTGCGACTCAAGGGCAAGAGCTCGCTACCAGGGCACCAGGGCATCAGCTACACCGGCTCCCTGTATCCGGAGCACGGGCACCGCCGCCATCAGCGACGCAACAGTGAGACATCCTGCCTGCTGGCCCCAGCCCGGGGCCTGAGCCAACGGCCGCTCATGCGGTCACACAGCGACCCTGGCATTGCTGTTGCCAGTGATCCTG CCAACTTCAGGGATCTGCTTTATACCAAAGCGCTGGAGGATGATGCATCCAATTCTTCTGCAGACACAG GACTGTGCTCTGAAGCCTGCCTGCTCCGGCTCTCGCACTGCGACTCACCCCCACTCCTCCAGGCCACCTCTGCCAGGAAGAACAAGATGCCAGTGCCCAAGAAGGTGACACAGCGGCTGTCGAAGGCAGCGACGCGCTCCCTGGGGGACCTGAAGGTTTGTCGTGGTACCcgggggctggtggccagattcCTGCAGAGATCCAAGCGCAGCCTGGTGTCTGGCGTGGAGATGGCTGGGCACAGCTCCCAGGGCCACAAACAG GTGCCTCGGAGTCTGTGGCAGGCAGCAGAGCACACGCTGCCTGAAGGGATTCACTTGCAGAGCTGCGGAGACCTGAGCTCCACCTCCTCGCTGCGTCGCCTCCTGTCTACCCGCCAGCTGGAGTGCAGCCGTCCGCACAGCCTCAATGGGGTCTACAAGGAGAGCATCCTCTGA
- the LOC119847594 gene encoding complexin-3-like, whose amino-acid sequence MESVVKSAFRAPVKQLQCCISADFPEDKDCQVLGGCVKSPAEQNQRIQDKKSKRDMVYAQRKAERAAIRTHIREKYQLPKNEADKKQLEAIGGKVKMLQAHVAVVRPQGTPDFDSCTSGLSAMDLSSLKKTTESTMQSLQLGLRCPIM is encoded by the exons ATGGAATCTGTGGTGAAGTCTGCTTTCAGGGCTCCAGTgaaacagctgcagtgctgcatctCTGCTGACTTCCCCGAGGATAAGGACTGCCAAGTGTTGGGAGGATGCGTAAAGAGTCCAGCAGAACAGAACCAGAGGATCCAGGACAAGAA GAGCAAACGGGACATGGTCTATGCTCAGAGAAAGGCTGAGCGTGCAGCCATCAGAACCCATATCAGAGAGAAGTACCAGCTTCCCAAG AACGAGGCGGATAAGAAGCAGCTGGAGGCCATTGGGGGGAAGGTGAAAATGCTGCAGGCCCATGTGGCTGTGGTGAGGCCTCAGGGCACCCCTGACTTTGACTCATGCACCTCTGGCCTCAGTGCTATGGATCTCAGCTCCctgaaaaaaacaacagagaGCACGATGCAgtccctgcagctggggctgcgCTGTCCTATCATGTGA
- the CLK2 gene encoding dual specificity protein kinase CLK2 isoform X5: protein MAQHGAGSAGNPFGEPDNPFQDPAVVQHKPSTEYATLDVYNPFDNRGPPPPYQLQPGAQPTPPVTKVPQSSASAVQPHKKPSPSESKNYGSYGTQESTAAAATAELLKRQEELNRKAEELDRRERELQNAALGNAAIRQNNWPPLPSFCPIKPCFYQDIPVEIPTEFQKIVSSMYYLWMASTVTLFLNFLASLAWFCVDTTAGSGFGLSILWVLLFTPCSFLCWYRPMYKAFRSDSSFNFFVFFFIFFVQDIVYVLQAIGIPGSGFSGWIASLTVLRKNQAAAVIMILVAVFFTVVAVLGIIMLKRIHSMYRRTGASFQKAQEEFAAGVFSNQAVRTAAANAATGAAGSTFRVQ, encoded by the exons ATGGCCCAGCACGGGGCGGGTAGCGCGGGGAACCCCTTCGGGGAGCCCGACAATCCCTTCCAG GATCCTGCTGTGGTGCAGCACAAGCCCAGCACGGAGTATGCAACGCTGGATGTGTACAACCCCTTCGATAACCGAGGG CCACCCCCTCCCTaccagctgcagccaggggctcAGCCGACTCCGCCAGTCACCAAAGTGCCCCAGTCGTCAGCCTCCGCCGTGCAGCCCCACAAGAAGCCAAGCCCCTCGGAGTCCAAAAACTACGGCTCCTATGGAACTCAG gagtcgacagcagcagctgccacagcTGAGCTGCTGAAGCGGCAGGAGGAGCTGAACCGGAAGGCGGAGGAGCTGGACAGGCGGGAGCGAGAGCTGCAGAACGCAGCTTTGGGCAATGCTGCAA TCAGACAAAACAACTGGCCTCCGCTGCCCTCCTTCTGCCCCATAAAGCCCTGCTTCTACCAGGACATCCCCGTGGAGATCCCCACGGAGTTCCAGAAAATCGTCTCCTCCATGTACTACCTCTGGATGG CCAGCACCGTGACTCTCTTCCTGAACTTCTTGGCCTCCCTGGCCTGGTTCTGCGTGGATACCACAGCTGGTTCGGGCTTTGGCCTCTCTATCCTCTGGGTTCTCCTCTTCACACCCTGCTCCTTCCTGTGTTGGTACAGGCCAATGTACAAAGCCTTCCG gAGTGACAGCTCGTTCAACTTCTTTGTGTTCTTTTTCATCTTCTTCGTCCAGGACATTGTGTATGTGCTGCAGGCCATTGGCATCCCAGGCTCGGGATTCAG CGGCTGGATAGCGAGTCTGACTGTGCTGAGGAAAAACCAGGCTGCTGCTGTGATCATGATCCTGGTGGCTGTGTTCTTCACGGTGGTGGCCGTGTTGGGGATCATCATGCTGAAGAGG ATCCACTCCATGTACCGCCGGACAGGTGCCAGCTTCCAGAAGGCACAGGAGGAGTTTGCCGCAGGTGTCTTCTCAAACCAGGCGGTGCGCACAGCAGCAGCCAATGCCGCGACGGGGGCAGCGGGCAGCACCTTCCGGGTGCAGTAG
- the CLK2 gene encoding dual specificity protein kinase CLK2 isoform X3 — MSQHAQGPRDYGALETFRSGSSSSRAGETPHPSMQRGARGLSPYACAHSAAARDYASQPSSAGLPPRNVGSADDDPAVVQHKPSTEYATLDVYNPFDNRGPPPPYQLQPGAQPTPPVTKVPQSSASAVQPHKKPSPSESKNYGSYGTQESTAAAATAELLKRQEELNRKAEELDRRERELQNAALGNAAIRQNNWPPLPSFCPIKPCFYQDIPVEIPTEFQKIVSSMYYLWMASTVTLFLNFLASLAWFCVDTTAGSGFGLSILWVLLFTPCSFLCWYRPMYKAFRSDSSFNFFVFFFIFFVQDIVYVLQAIGIPGSGFSGWIASLTVLRKNQAAAVIMILVAVFFTVVAVLGIIMLKRIHSMYRRTGASFQKAQEEFAAGVFSNQAVRTAAANAATGAAGSTFRVQ, encoded by the exons ATGTCCCAGCATGCACAAGGACCCAGAGACTACGGCGCCCTGGAGACGTTCCGGTCAGGCAGTTCgagctcaagggctggagaaaCTCCACATCCCAGCATGCAGCGCGGCGCCAGGGGGCTCTCTCCCTACGCATGCGCACACTCAGCCGCCGCGCGTGATTATGCCTCACAGCCCTCCAGTGCGGGGCTCCCGCCCCGCAACGTGGGCAGCGCTGATGAC GATCCTGCTGTGGTGCAGCACAAGCCCAGCACGGAGTATGCAACGCTGGATGTGTACAACCCCTTCGATAACCGAGGG CCACCCCCTCCCTaccagctgcagccaggggctcAGCCGACTCCGCCAGTCACCAAAGTGCCCCAGTCGTCAGCCTCCGCCGTGCAGCCCCACAAGAAGCCAAGCCCCTCGGAGTCCAAAAACTACGGCTCCTATGGAACTCAG gagtcgacagcagcagctgccacagcTGAGCTGCTGAAGCGGCAGGAGGAGCTGAACCGGAAGGCGGAGGAGCTGGACAGGCGGGAGCGAGAGCTGCAGAACGCAGCTTTGGGCAATGCTGCAA TCAGACAAAACAACTGGCCTCCGCTGCCCTCCTTCTGCCCCATAAAGCCCTGCTTCTACCAGGACATCCCCGTGGAGATCCCCACGGAGTTCCAGAAAATCGTCTCCTCCATGTACTACCTCTGGATGG CCAGCACCGTGACTCTCTTCCTGAACTTCTTGGCCTCCCTGGCCTGGTTCTGCGTGGATACCACAGCTGGTTCGGGCTTTGGCCTCTCTATCCTCTGGGTTCTCCTCTTCACACCCTGCTCCTTCCTGTGTTGGTACAGGCCAATGTACAAAGCCTTCCG gAGTGACAGCTCGTTCAACTTCTTTGTGTTCTTTTTCATCTTCTTCGTCCAGGACATTGTGTATGTGCTGCAGGCCATTGGCATCCCAGGCTCGGGATTCAG CGGCTGGATAGCGAGTCTGACTGTGCTGAGGAAAAACCAGGCTGCTGCTGTGATCATGATCCTGGTGGCTGTGTTCTTCACGGTGGTGGCCGTGTTGGGGATCATCATGCTGAAGAGG ATCCACTCCATGTACCGCCGGACAGGTGCCAGCTTCCAGAAGGCACAGGAGGAGTTTGCCGCAGGTGTCTTCTCAAACCAGGCGGTGCGCACAGCAGCAGCCAATGCCGCGACGGGGGCAGCGGGCAGCACCTTCCGGGTGCAGTAG